The Flavobacterium johnsoniae UW101 genomic interval TCAAAATCAATATTCTGTAAGGCCCAAACATAGTCTGACGTTCCTTTAGTAGATCGGTCATTAGTCTCACCAATCTTTAGATAAGGGTTTTCTTTACCACGTATTTGATGCCACCATTTATTCAAATCATGTTTTAAAGTTCCGGTTCCTACTTGTCCTAAACGATATTGTTTAGAGATATTTTCGGCTTTTAGAATAATGTCTTTCAATTTAGGAATAGTTAAAATAGTTATTTATTATACTATATTTTTTAGTTTATTATCTGTAAAATTAAAATATAAAAGTTTTTTAATATATTAATTAGTCTTACATGCTATGTTGTATACAGTTATACATTCTACTGCTGCTTTTTCCCAACTAAACTTTTTTGCCTGCTCAATTCCTTTTTTTGAAAAGTATTCTCTAACAGATTTATTTTTAATCAGGGTATTTATTTTTTCAACTAAATCATCTGAGTTATTCAATTCAAAATATACTCCTGCATCACCTGCAACTTCAGGAAATGAGCTATGATTTCCTAAAACTACAGGACAACCACAAATCATTGATTCCAAAACTGGAATCCCAAATCCTTCATATTGTGAAGGAAAAACAAAACATTCTGCATGTTTATAGAAATAGCCCAGCTCATCATCTACAAAAGATTTAAAAAGAATTTTATTTTTCAATCCTAATCTAGAAATATATTCATTTTCTGCATTAGTAAAATTTCCTCCTCCAGCGCATACTAAAAAAAGGTTCTCCTCATTTTTCAATAAATTAGAAATAGAATTAATAAAAAAAAGAAAGTTTTTGTAAATTGATCTATTTCCAACAAATAAAATATACTTATCTGGCAGTATATTTTCAATATTATTTTTTATTTTAATAGATGCTCCATGATAAATTACGTCAATTTTAGATTCATTTATGTGAGGGTACAATTTTAAAATATCTTTCTTAGTATTTTCTGATACTGCTATTATTCTAGTTGCCTTCTCCATCAACAAAAGTTTGTTTTTGAGTAGAACTTCTGAATTAGTAAAGTACTCAGGGAAAAGTTCATGAATCATATCATAAACTGTTAGTACAAAAGGTTTAGACCCTATATATTTTAGAAAATTAACATCATAGTATGTTGGTATAAATAAATCGTATTTTGCGCTAATTAACCTCTTTTCAAAGTTTAAATTTGCAATATACTGTATTTTAAGCCTTTGATATAATTTAATCTTTTTAAAATATTTGATTATGATTCCATATATATTTTGCTTAAACGAATTTAATACACTATTATTAAAATAAATATTAGTTGAATTGTTTAGAGGTGTAATTATTGTGACATTTTTATCTTTTGCTAATAAAGTAAATACTTCTGTATAATATCTTGAAATCCCCCCATATCTCTGTAGATTATAAATTTGTGGATCTAAAATAAT includes:
- a CDS encoding glycosyltransferase family 4 protein, with amino-acid sequence MRIILDPQIYNLQRYGGISRYYTEVFTLLAKDKNVTIITPLNNSTNIYFNNSVLNSFKQNIYGIIIKYFKKIKLYQRLKIQYIANLNFEKRLISAKYDLFIPTYYDVNFLKYIGSKPFVLTVYDMIHELFPEYFTNSEVLLKNKLLLMEKATRIIAVSENTKKDILKLYPHINESKIDVIYHGASIKIKNNIENILPDKYILFVGNRSIYKNFLFFINSISNLLKNEENLFLVCAGGGNFTNAENEYISRLGLKNKILFKSFVDDELGYFYKHAECFVFPSQYEGFGIPVLESMICGCPVVLGNHSSFPEVAGDAGVYFELNNSDDLVEKINTLIKNKSVREYFSKKGIEQAKKFSWEKAAVECITVYNIACKTN